Sequence from the Nocardiopsis sp. YSL2 genome:
TGGACGTGATCCGCGACCACCTTGGTGAACACGGCCGCCGCACGGCCGCGGTGCTGTTGGAGCCCGTTCAGGGGCTGGGCGGGCACATCGTCCCCGACGAGTACCTGTGGGAACTGCGCAAACTGTGCGACGAGCACGGTGTGCTGATGATCCTGGACGAGGTCATGACGGGTTTCGGCCGCACCGGGCGGATGTTCGCCTACGAGTACGCCGACATCCGCCCCGACATCCTTGCCACCAGCAAGGGGCTGACCGCCGGCTACGCCTCCCTGGGCGCGGTGACCACCACACAGCGCGTGTTCGACGCCTTCGAGCACGATCGGGACGTGGGCGGCCTGGCTCACGGGCACACGCATTCGGGACACGCCACGGCGTGCGCGACGGCTCTGGCCGTGCTGGACCAGTTGGAGGGCGCGGGTGTGCTGGCGAACACCCAGGAACGCGGCCGCCAGCTCCTCGAGGGCCTGGGCGCGGGCGGCGTCGGGGATACCGCGTTCGTTCGTGATCTGCGTGGCCGTGGCCTGCTCGTCGTCGTCGAACTCGACTCGCCCCGGCGCGCGGTACGCGTGAAACAGAGCATGCAGCAGGACGGTGTCCTGGTCCGGCGCAGTGGAGCGAACATCATCCTCGCCCCACCACTGGTGATCACCGCGGAGGAGGTCGACCGCGTCACCGAAGCGGTGGTCGCGGCCCTGAACTCGGACTACGTGCTCGCCATTTGACGGTGGGCATCCCCCGTCCCCATCCCACCCGAACCACGAGAGGCGAAGACATGACGACTCACCCGGCCCTACGGCAGCTGTCGGTGGACCACGTCCGGTTCCACGTCGCCGATGCGAGTGCCGCTGCCGAACGAGTGAAGAGAAGCTATGGGCTGGAGGTCTATGCCCTCGGAGAGGCCGGCACCGACGCGCAGGAGGAGTCCGTCGCGGTGGGGGCCGGAAGCATCCGACTGGTGATGACCCAGGCACTGGTCGATGACCACCCTGCGACTCCCTACACCAGCGCCCACGGAGACGGCGTCGCGGACATCGCCATGCGCACACCCGACGCCCGTGCCGCCTATGCCGCGGCCGTCGACCGGGGAGCACGTCCGGTTTCTCCCCCCTCGGAACACGAGGGGATCGTGACGGCTACGGTCGCCGGGTTCGGCGATGTGGTGCACACCTTTGTGGAACGCGGTTCCGGGGTCGATGACCAGAGCCTTCCCGGCCTGAGCACGGTCAGGTCCACCGGTGGCGAGAAGGGGAGCACCGGGTTGCTCGAGGTGGACCACTTCGCGGTGTGCCTGGAGGCTGGTCAGCTCGAACCGACCGTGCGCTTCTACATCGATGCCCTGGGCTTCGAGGACATCTTCGCCGAGCACATCGTCGTGGGCGACCAGGCGATGAACTCCAAGGTGGTGCAGAGCATCTCGGGCGAGGTCACCCTCACTCTCATCGAGCCTGACCAACGCCGTGAACCGGGCCAGATCGACGGGTTCCTGAAGAACCATGCCGGCGCGGGGGTGCAGCACATCGCCTTCTCCACGGACGACATCGTCGCGACAGTGGGGGCGCTGCGAGGACGCGGAACGGAATTCCTGCCCACCCCGGAGACCTACTACACGCAGCTGTCCCAGCGTTTGGAACTGAGCAGACACAGCGTGGACGAACTGCGCCGGCTCGACCTGCTCGTCGACGAGGACCACGACGGGCAGCTGTTCCAGATCTTCGCGCGCTCCACCCACCCCAAACGCACCTTCTTCTTCGAGGTCATCGAGCGTCTGGGAGCCACCACGTTCGGCAGCGGCAACATCAAGGCTCTGTACGAAGCGGTGGAGCAGGAGCGTTCCCTGTGATGGCCGCCGAAGCGGTCGACCTGGCGGATCTGGAGCGGGGCGCCGAAGCCGCTCTGCCGGCATCGGTCTGGGACTTCGTCGCAGGGGGAAGCACCCGGGAGGCCGTGTGCTCCAACCGCACAGGGCTCGATGCGGTCCACGTGATTCCCCGGGTGCTGACCGGCGCCGCCGCGGTCAGCACCCGAGCCCCCTTGCCCGGCGGCTGGGCGCAGGCCCCTCTCGCCGTGGCTCCCATGGCCTACCAGTGCCTGATGCATCCTGAGGGCGAGGTGGAGGCTGCTCAGGCGGCGAAGGAGCACGGTATCCCGTTCTCGGTGAGCACCCTGACCAGCCGGTCGCTGGGAGACATCGCCGCGACGGATGCGGATCTGTGGTTCCAGCTGTACTGGGTGGGCAGCGACCGACGCGTGCGAGAGCTGGTCGAGCATGCCCAGGAGGTGGGCTGCCGCGCCCTGGTCATCACTGTGGACGTCCCGGTGATGGCACGCAGGCCCCGCGACATCCGCAACGGCTTTCGCCTGCCGCCGTCGGTGCGGGCCGTCCTGTTGGACGAGGCGTTCGGCGAGGCCCATCGCCAGGGCAGCGGCTCGGCTGTCGCCCGCCACACCAACGGGCTCTTCCATCCAGCGCTGACGTGGGACCACGTGCGCAAGGTGCGTGAGTGGTGCGATATGCCCATCGTCGTCAAGGGGATTCTCGACCCTCGCGACGCGGTTCTGGCCGCCGACCACGGGGCCGACGCGGTCGTGGTGTCCAACCACGGCGGACGGCAGTTCGGTGCGGGGCCCCCGGCCAGCGCCCGGATAGGCCCGATCGCTGACGCCGTAGGCGAGCGGTGCCGAATCCTGTTCGACAGCGGGGTGCGCAGCGGAGCCGACATCCTGCGTGCGCTGGCCCTCGGTGCGTCGGGAGTCCTCATCGGGCGCCCTGTGCTGTGGGGGTTGGCCGTGGGCGGCCGCGAGGGTGTGACGCGTGTGCTCGACCTGCTGCAGACCGAACTGGCCGAGGCGCTGGTCCTCGCCGGGTGTTCGAGTCCTGGCGACGCTGGTGATCTCGATGTCGAGGTGGGGTCGTGACACAGGGAGAGGAGATGAGGCTGGGCCGATTGCACTGGGCGCTGGAGGACTCCACGTTCGCTTCGATGGACTTCCTCAACGAGGTCGCGGAACGCTATCCGAACGCGGTGTCGATGGCGGCCGGACGACCCTTCGACGGCTTCCTCTCGCTGGAGTCCGTTCACCGGCGTCTGGAGACCTACCACCGCTACCTGGAGAGCGTCCAGGGGCTGGGGTCTGACCGGGCCACCCGGACGCTGTTGCAGTACGGTCCGGCGGGCGGCGTCATCAACGACCTCATCGCCCGGCATCTGGCAGTGGACGAGGGGATCGAGACCGAAGGCGAATCCATCGTGGTCACGGTGGGATGCCAAGAGGCGATGTTCCTCGTGCTACGGGCCCTGCGGGCCGATGAGCGGGACCTGGTCATGGCCGTGTCACCGACCTACGTGGGGTTGAGCGGGGCGGCCAAGCTCGCCGACATACCGGTCCTGCCGGTCCCCACCGACGAGACCGGTGTGAGCCTGTCCCATCTGGCTTCCCAGGTGCGCCAGGCCAGAGCGGAAGGGCGGACTCCCCGCGCCCTGTATGTGATGCCCGACTTCGCCAACCCCTCCGCTGTCAGCATGGACCTGCCGGCCCGCCGGGCGTTGCTGCGGATGGCGGAAGAGGAGGACATCCTCCTGCTGGAGGACAACCCCTATGGGCTCTTCCACGGCGAGAAGGCGAGACTGCCGACGCTGAAGGCACTCGACCGGACACAGCGGGTCGTCTACCTGGGGTCCTTCGCCAAGACCGTGGTGCCCGGAGCCAGGGTCGGCTATCTCGTGGCCGACCAGCAGGTGGAGGACGATCGCGGTGGTGCACATCCGCTCGCCTTCTACCTGTCCCGGCTCAAGAGCATGCTCACGGTCAACACCTCGCCTATCGCCCAAGCGGTCGTGGCGGGCTGTCTGCTGGAGAGCGACTTCAGTCTCGCCCGGGCCAACAGCCAGGAGAGGGCGTTCTACCAACGCAACCTGAACCATCTCCTGGCAGGCCTGCGCGACCGATTGGGAGAGTTCTCCGACGAGGTGACCTGGACCAGTCCGACGGGAGGATTCTTCGTCGTGCTGACGCTGCCCTTCACGGTCGACGACGAGGACCTGCAGGTGTGCGCCGACAAGTACGGGGTCCTGTGGACACCGATGTCCCACTTCCACGGACCGGACGGAGGAGAGAACCAACTGCGGTTGTCCTGTAGCGCCATCTCCACAGACATGATCGACATCGGCCTGGACCGACTTCGCGACTACATCCTGTCCCGGCTGCGGTGAAGCCGCACCATCCCAGAAGAGGACCCCATGTTCCGCACCATGTTCAAGTCGAAGATCCACCGGGCCACAGTGACCCAAGCTGACCTGCACTACGTCGGATCGGTGACGGTCGACACCGACTTGATGAAGGCCGCAGACCTGCTTCCCGGAGAACAGGTACAGATCGTCGATATCACCAACGGATCCCGGCTGGACACCTACGTGATCGAGGGCGAGCCGGGAACCGGGGTGATCGGCATCAACGGCGCCGCAGCGCACCTGGTCCACCCCGGAGACCTCGTCATCCTCATCAGCTATGTCCAGGTCGGCGACGAGGACGCCGCAAGTCTGCGCCCGAAGGTGGTTCACGTGGACGCGGACAACCGGGTGACCGATCTCGGCGATGACCCCTCGGAACCGGTCAGGGGAAGTGGAACCAGCCGCGGCCCCCATGCGGTGCCAGGAGGCGGTACGGAAAGGGCTCCAGGACGATCGTGAGGACAACACCATGCGAATCGTGGGCATAGGGGGATCGGCCAGGGACGGGTCGGGAACCGAGGAACTCGTCCGTGCCGTGCTGGGTGCCGTCGAAAACACAGGGGTGCACCGGACACGGATGTTCAGCGGTACCGCCCTGGCGGCATTCCCGATCTATGGGCACGGGTCGGCGCCGACCAGGGAGGTCAAGGCGTTCGTGGAGTGCGTGCGAGCCGCCGACGCCGTGGTCATCGGTTCGCCTTCCTACCATGGGTCGGTTTCCGGCCTGGTCAAGAACGCGATCGACCACTTGGAGGAACTGCGCGCGGACGCGCGGCCCTACCTCGATGGACGACCGGTCGGGCTGCTCAGCACCGCACGAGGGCAGCAGGCCGCAGTCAACACGCTCAACGTACTGCGGGACATCACCCACGCCCTGCGGGGCTGGCCCACACCGCTCGGGATCGCGGTCGATACCTCGCGGACAAGTGTGGAATCCTACTCCGCAGGCCCCATGAAGGCCCGTGTATCCCAGCTTGCCCTACAGCTTTCGTCGTTCCGTGTCGAACCGGCGGCCCAGCCTCCGCCGAGGCACTGACCGTCGTGAGCGAGTCTGTTCAGCCGGGATCGGAAAAGCACCTGGGTGCGACGAATATGGTGCACGCGACAAACCTCGGTTCGAGAATCCTTCCTCTGTCGAAGGCAGAGCGAAGCCAGGTGGGTCGATCGACGGCCTGTCTATGCCGCATCAATGGCTCCCGGTTTGCAGAACCGGGATCGTCGGCTCCAATGTGGTCGTGTGGGCGTCATTCGCTTTGGTGGGATGCTGTGAAATTCACATGTGGCTTGCATGTGACAAAAGCAAGGCTAATTCGGAAAATCGCGATGAATAATCATATATCGACCGACAGGCTGGTGCGCGGTTTCCGATCGCCCAGGGGTGTGTCTGCGCACCTTGTCGGATGTGTTTGCCTACGCCCAGGCCGAAGGCGTCGAACTGACGCTGGAGGCCACCGAGATCCAGGTGCGCCCGCCCCGTGCGGGTCGAGGCGGGCGGCGGGCGTTCGTCTCGGGCAAGAAGAAGTAGAACACTATGAAGGCCACCGTCGTCGCCGACCATCGCGGACGCACGCTGTGGACCGACTTGCTGCGGCTCGGACGGATGCACGACGCCACCGCAGTCCGCGCCGGAGGCATCGACTCCTGCTTTCGTCACTTCTCGGAGGGGGTGCTGCTGGACGCCGACCACAAACGCTCGAAGCAACCGACACGCTGGGCCCACCCACGCGAGAACCCTCGGTCACCTACTGGGCCAACGCTGGCCTGGTCTCCGACCGCACCGCGAACAAAAGCAGAGAGGGGATCATCACGTCTCACCTGCTAGCACGCACCGAATCGTAGACCCCCAGTAGAAATCAGGACGCGGTGGCGAGGCACCAGGACCGTGCACCATTGAAGGCCGCCTCCCGTTCGAGCCGCTGCCAGACCGCGGCGGATCGGGGGCGGGACTGGGCCTCGGGCTCATTCACGCGTGCGGCGTAGGAGATCAGCACGGCGGTGAGGGCGGCCAGCTCCTCCTCAGAGATCTCTCCCTTGTCCACGCGGATCAGCCGTTCGGATGCGATGGTGGTTCCGGTCATTGGATACTCCCTTGTCTTGCGAGGCCGTAACGGATTCATCACTGAGGGGGATTCCCGTGCTTGCGCCGCGGGAGGTCGGCGTTCTTGCGGGCGAGCATGGCCAGGGACCGGGCGAGCGCACTCCGGGTTTCGCGCGGGTCGATCACATCGTCCACGAGCCCCCGCTCGGCCGCGTAGTAGGGATGGACCAGCTCCCTCCGGTACTCCTCGATCTTCTGGCGGCGGACCTCGTCGGGATTCTCGGCCGCCGCGATCTCCTTGCGGAAAACAACGTTGGCGGCGCCCTCCGCTCCCATGACGGCGATCTCGTTCGTGGGCCAGGCCAGGGCGACGTCCGCACCGATCGACCGTGAGTCCATGACGATGTAGGCGCCGCCGTAGGCCTTGCGGAGCACCACGGACACCCGGGGGACCGTGGCGTTGCAGTACGCGTAGAGCAGCTTCGCGCCGCGCCGGATGATGCCGTCGTGCTCCTGGTCCACGCCGGGTAGGAAGCCGGGGACGTCGATCAGGGTGACCAGTGGGATGTTGAACGCGTCACAGAACTGGACGAACCGGGCGCCCTTCTCACTGGCCTTGATGTCGAGTACGCCCGCCATGGCGGTCGGCTGGTTGGCGACGATGCCGACGACCTGCCCGTCCAGGCGGGCCAGCGTACAGACGATGTTGGGGGCCCAGGTGGCGTGGACCTCCATGTGGTCGCCGTCGTCGACAATCTGGGCGATGACGTCGCGCACATCGTAGGAGGCGCTGCCGTCCGTGGGCACGATGTCTAGCAGATTGTTCAGCGGCCGGTCCACCGGGTCCGTCGCGCCCTCCGCTTCGGGCGGCAGTTCGCGGTTGTTGGATGGGAGCAGGGACAGCAGGTACCGCACGTCGGCGAGGCAGCTTTCCTCGTCGTCATATGCGGCGTGCGCCACCCCCGAGATCTCCGAGTGCACGTCCGCACCGCCGAGCTCGTTCTGCGAGACCTGCTCGCCGGTGACGGCCCGGACCACGTCCGGTCCGGTGATGAACATCTGGGAGATGTCGCGGACGGCGAAGACGAAGTCGGTCAAGGCAGGGGAATAGGCGGCGCCTCCTGCACAGGGGCCGAGCATCACCGAGATCTGTGGGATCACCCCGGAGGCCTGGGTGTTGCGCTGAAAGATGCCGCCGTACCCGGCGAGGGCGGAGACTCCCTCTTGGATACGGGCTCCCGCGCCGTCATTGAGCGAGACCAGGGGGGCTCCGGCTGCCAGGGCCATGTCCATGACCTTGTGGATCTTCTGTGCGTGCGCCTCGCCGAGGGCCCCGCCGAAAATCCGGAAGTCGTGGGCGTAGACGAAGACCGTTCGGCCCTCGACCGTCCCCCACCCGGTGACGACGCCGTCCGTGTACGGTCGGTTGGCTTCCAGCCCGAACCCGCTGGCCCGGTGCCGACGCAGCGGCTCGAGGTCAGTGAAGCTGTCCTTGTCCACCAGCAGGTCGATCCGCTCGCGGGCGGTGAGCTTGCCCTTGGCGTGTTGGCGCTCGGTAGCTTTGGGAGAGGGACCCTGGTGGGCACCATTCCGAATCTCGGCCAGTTTCTCCAGCCGCGCGGCGAAGTCGGACTCGGTGATCGACATGTCACTCTCTTTCGTTTCGGTATGTGTGTCCCGGACTCGGGCGGTGCCTGCTGGCGGGGGCCAGCGCGGCGGCCCCCGCCAGCAGGCACGCCAGGCCGCCCGCGATCAGGCCCACCCTCACCCCGAATACCTCGCTCAGCCACCCGATGAGCAGGGCCCCGAGGGGGGTGGTCCCCGTGAAGACGACCGTGTAGAGGGCCATGACACGACCCCGGTAGGCGGGATCGCTGCCGAGCTGGACCCGGTGGTTGGCGGCTTGGGCGAAGTAGATGGCGGCGAAACCGGTCAGGAACAGTAGCCCCATCGCGGCGGGGAAGCCGGGTGCGAGCCC
This genomic interval carries:
- a CDS encoding alpha-hydroxy acid oxidase — encoded protein: MAAEAVDLADLERGAEAALPASVWDFVAGGSTREAVCSNRTGLDAVHVIPRVLTGAAAVSTRAPLPGGWAQAPLAVAPMAYQCLMHPEGEVEAAQAAKEHGIPFSVSTLTSRSLGDIAATDADLWFQLYWVGSDRRVRELVEHAQEVGCRALVITVDVPVMARRPRDIRNGFRLPPSVRAVLLDEAFGEAHRQGSGSAVARHTNGLFHPALTWDHVRKVREWCDMPIVVKGILDPRDAVLAADHGADAVVVSNHGGRQFGAGPPASARIGPIADAVGERCRILFDSGVRSGADILRALALGASGVLIGRPVLWGLAVGGREGVTRVLDLLQTELAEALVLAGCSSPGDAGDLDVEVGS
- a CDS encoding PLP-dependent aminotransferase family protein; translated protein: MTQGEEMRLGRLHWALEDSTFASMDFLNEVAERYPNAVSMAAGRPFDGFLSLESVHRRLETYHRYLESVQGLGSDRATRTLLQYGPAGGVINDLIARHLAVDEGIETEGESIVVTVGCQEAMFLVLRALRADERDLVMAVSPTYVGLSGAAKLADIPVLPVPTDETGVSLSHLASQVRQARAEGRTPRALYVMPDFANPSAVSMDLPARRALLRMAEEEDILLLEDNPYGLFHGEKARLPTLKALDRTQRVVYLGSFAKTVVPGARVGYLVADQQVEDDRGGAHPLAFYLSRLKSMLTVNTSPIAQAVVAGCLLESDFSLARANSQERAFYQRNLNHLLAGLRDRLGEFSDEVTWTSPTGGFFVVLTLPFTVDDEDLQVCADKYGVLWTPMSHFHGPDGGENQLRLSCSAISTDMIDIGLDRLRDYILSRLR
- a CDS encoding acyl-CoA carboxylase subunit epsilon — translated: MTGTTIASERLIRVDKGEISEEELAALTAVLISYAARVNEPEAQSRPRSAAVWQRLEREAAFNGARSWCLATAS
- a CDS encoding aspartate aminotransferase family protein, whose protein sequence is MSRAPSPQANHGSDTWLERDRAHLWHPWAPNRISSETLVIVSGEGCRVWDADGRGFLDAKASGLNATLGYGCRPVIDAVSDQLSRLMTYDMIEGTSVPAIELARRIAGLTGPELNRTFFCNSGSEAIEACVRIARSYHTLSGSSERTQVVSLRNGYHGTTMAAFAATTGAAPEAGFVSLPGPVPPAAPGMGDRGGLDVIRDHLGEHGRRTAAVLLEPVQGLGGHIVPDEYLWELRKLCDEHGVLMILDEVMTGFGRTGRMFAYEYADIRPDILATSKGLTAGYASLGAVTTTQRVFDAFEHDRDVGGLAHGHTHSGHATACATALAVLDQLEGAGVLANTQERGRQLLEGLGAGGVGDTAFVRDLRGRGLLVVVELDSPRRAVRVKQSMQQDGVLVRRSGANIILAPPLVITAEEVDRVTEAVVAALNSDYVLAI
- a CDS encoding acyl-CoA carboxylase subunit beta is translated as MSITESDFAARLEKLAEIRNGAHQGPSPKATERQHAKGKLTARERIDLLVDKDSFTDLEPLRRHRASGFGLEANRPYTDGVVTGWGTVEGRTVFVYAHDFRIFGGALGEAHAQKIHKVMDMALAAGAPLVSLNDGAGARIQEGVSALAGYGGIFQRNTQASGVIPQISVMLGPCAGGAAYSPALTDFVFAVRDISQMFITGPDVVRAVTGEQVSQNELGGADVHSEISGVAHAAYDDEESCLADVRYLLSLLPSNNRELPPEAEGATDPVDRPLNNLLDIVPTDGSASYDVRDVIAQIVDDGDHMEVHATWAPNIVCTLARLDGQVVGIVANQPTAMAGVLDIKASEKGARFVQFCDAFNIPLVTLIDVPGFLPGVDQEHDGIIRRGAKLLYAYCNATVPRVSVVLRKAYGGAYIVMDSRSIGADVALAWPTNEIAVMGAEGAANVVFRKEIAAAENPDEVRRQKIEEYRRELVHPYYAAERGLVDDVIDPRETRSALARSLAMLARKNADLPRRKHGNPPQ
- a CDS encoding NADPH-dependent FMN reductase; the protein is MRIVGIGGSARDGSGTEELVRAVLGAVENTGVHRTRMFSGTALAAFPIYGHGSAPTREVKAFVECVRAADAVVIGSPSYHGSVSGLVKNAIDHLEELRADARPYLDGRPVGLLSTARGQQAAVNTLNVLRDITHALRGWPTPLGIAVDTSRTSVESYSAGPMKARVSQLALQLSSFRVEPAAQPPPRH
- the hppD gene encoding 4-hydroxyphenylpyruvate dioxygenase, with protein sequence MTTHPALRQLSVDHVRFHVADASAAAERVKRSYGLEVYALGEAGTDAQEESVAVGAGSIRLVMTQALVDDHPATPYTSAHGDGVADIAMRTPDARAAYAAAVDRGARPVSPPSEHEGIVTATVAGFGDVVHTFVERGSGVDDQSLPGLSTVRSTGGEKGSTGLLEVDHFAVCLEAGQLEPTVRFYIDALGFEDIFAEHIVVGDQAMNSKVVQSISGEVTLTLIEPDQRREPGQIDGFLKNHAGAGVQHIAFSTDDIVATVGALRGRGTEFLPTPETYYTQLSQRLELSRHSVDELRRLDLLVDEDHDGQLFQIFARSTHPKRTFFFEVIERLGATTFGSGNIKALYEAVEQERSL
- the panD gene encoding aspartate 1-decarboxylase, with amino-acid sequence MFRTMFKSKIHRATVTQADLHYVGSVTVDTDLMKAADLLPGEQVQIVDITNGSRLDTYVIEGEPGTGVIGINGAAAHLVHPGDLVILISYVQVGDEDAASLRPKVVHVDADNRVTDLGDDPSEPVRGSGTSRGPHAVPGGGTERAPGRS